Below is a window of Propionispora hippei DSM 15287 DNA.
GCAAGAAGCATGATAGGTGCCATAGGCATCGCTATCTAAGAGACGATAGATTGCCTGCGCCACATCTACCGTAGAGGTAGGCGTGCCCACCTGATCGGCCACTACCCTTAATGTAGGCTGCTTTTCCGCCAACTGCAGCATGGTCCGGACAAAGTTCTTTCCTTCGCCATACAGCCAGGCTGTCCGGACAATATAATGACGGCCGAGAATTTGTCGCACCAGTTCTTCTCCCTGCCATTTTGTCCGACCATATACCGTCTGGGGATTAACAGGGTCAAACTCCCGGTAGACTCCCTGTTTTGTCCCATCAAAAACATAGTCAGTGCTGATATATACTAATCGAGCGCCTGTCTCCAAGCATCCAGACGCCAGATTCTGCGCGCCAACGACATTCACCTGGAAAGCTCCGTCCTCATCAGACTCGGCTCCGTCCACATTGGTGTAGGCCGCGCAATGAATCACGGCATCGGGGTTAACCTTCCGTAAGCAAGAAGAAACCTGCCGGGCATCAGTAATATCTAAATCACTCCGTCCGGCTAATATTAACTCATGCTCATTTCTCTGCTTCGCCACCTCAATGCCTAGCTGTCCCTTGGCACCGGTAACCAGTATTTTCATATTTTTCTCTATCCTTTCCAACTCATGTACCTATCATACCACAGGATAGTGGCTTCAATAAACAGAAAAAAGGCAGTCACCTGGACCGCCTCTTCATGATTTATATACCGGAAGTCTTTCAATGGCTACATCCCGCAGTAACGGATATACCTTATCCTTTTCAGAAAGAATGACCTCCTGTAGCGGCCACTCAATACCAATATCAGGATCATTCCAAAGAATGCCACCTTCTGTGGCAGGGTTATATATATCGGTACATTTATACATAAAATATACCGTTTCACTTAGCACGCAAAACCCATGAGCAAACCCAGGCGGCACCCATAACTGGCGATGATTTTCCCCAGATAAATGAACCCCTTCCCACTGACCAAAAGTTGGTGAGCCAACCCGAATGTCCACTGCCACATCATACACTTCTCCCTGTATGACAGATACCAGCTTCCCCTGTCCATTAGGATTTTGATAGTGAAGCCCTCGCAGTACACCGCGAGTAGAAAAAGATAGATTATCCTGAACAAAAGGCTCTGTTATACCAATCTCTTCATATCTCACTTTCTGCCATGTTTCCTGAAAAAAACCCCGTGAATCACCAAACACCTTTGGTTCTATAATGAGTACATCAGAAAGCTTCGTTTCTATTACTTTCATTCCAGTCCTCCTAAAGCCCTACACACCTTTTTCTTCCGACAATTGCAAGAGATATTGGCCATAGCTATTATTCTTCATAACGTTACCTAACTGCAAAAGTTTTTCCTGTGATATGTAGCCCATCCGGTATGCAATCTCTTCCGGGCAGGCTACCATCAAACCCTGACGCTCCTGCAGAGTAGCGATATAATTAGCTGCCTGCAGCAGCGATTCATGTGTTCCGGTATCTAACCAGGCAAACCCTCTACCCAAAGTCTCTACTCTTAGTATATTCTCATTCAAGTACAAACGGTTCAAGTCAGTAATTTCCAATTCACCCCTAGCCGAAGGCTGCAAGGACTTAGCATAATCTACTACTTTATTATCATAAAAATAAAGACCAGTTACGGCATAGTTGGATTTAGGCTGAATAGGCTTCTCTTCTAAACTAACGGCCTTCCCCGTAATATCAAACTCGACTACCCCATACCGCTGAGGGTCTTTTACCCAATAAGCAAAAACAGTTGCTCCGGTATCCCGGCCTGCCGCATCCTGCAGCATCTGACTAAAGCTATAGCCATAGAAAATATTATCTCCCAAAATTAAGGCACAGCTATCTTGAGCAATAAAAGATTTACCAATAATAAAAGCCTGAGCCAATCCATCAGGACTTGGCTGTATTGCATAAGATAGATGAATTCCCCATTGCTCGCCTGTTCCTAATAACTGATAAAAGCATTCTTGGTCTGAAGGGGTTGTTATAATTAATATATCACGAATACCGGCCAGCATTAACGTTGTCAACGGATAGTAAATCATCGGCTTATCATATACCGGCATAAGCTGTTTACTAGCTGCCCGTGTAATGGGATACAGCCGGGTCCCCGAACCACCTGCCAAGATAATTCCCTTCTTCACTGTCACAGGTTTCATCTCCTCACTCACCGATTCCTAATCGTTCCCTCCGATAACTGCCATTAGTAATTCGCTGGCACCAATCTAAGTTGCTAAGATACCAGTCAACCGTTTTTACAATACCTGTTTCAAAAGTCTCTTGCGGAACCCAGCCAAGTTCCCGCTGTATTTTAGAAGCATCAATGGCATACCTCATATCATGACCGGGACGATCTTTCACAAAAGTAATCTGCTCCCGGTAAGATTTTTCGTCACTGCGCGGCTTCTTTTGATCTAAAATATCACATAAAGTATGAACAATGTCCAAATTGGTTTTTTCATTATGACCGCCAATATTGTACTTTTCTCCGGGAACACCCTTTTCTAAAACGGTCAGCAATGCCCGGCAATGATCTTCCACATACAGCCAGTCACGTACATTCCGACCTGTCCCGTAAATGGGAAGAGGTTTTCCCTCCAAAGCATTTAGAATCATAAGAGGAATCAGCTTTTCCGGGAACTGGTATGGACCGTAGTTATTGGAGCAATTGGTAATGATCGTAGGCAAGCCATAAGTATGATAATAGGCCCGGACCAAATGGTCGGAAGATGCTTTTGAGGCAGAATAAGGAGAATTAGGCGCATAAGGTGTTTCTTCAGTAAAGTAACCAGTTTCACCAAGAGTGCCATATACCTCATCTGTTGATATATGAAGAAACCGGAATTGATCTTTCTGTTCATCGCTTAGCCCTCGCCAGTATTTTCTAGCTACCTCTAAAAGAGAAAATGTTCCATTAATATTTGTTTTAATAAACTCACCTGGTCCGTCTATCGACCGATCTACATGGGATTCTGCCGCAAAATGAATAATTGCATTGGGGCGATACTGATCAAAAAACTTTTCAAGTGATATTAAATCACAAATATCACCTTGACTAAAAGTATACCCCAAATTACTTTTAACACCTCTTAAAGAGTCTAAATTCCCTGCATAAGTCAATTTGTCAAGATTTATAACAACAGTATCACTTTCCGATAAGGCAAGATGAACAAAATTACTACCTATAAAACCTGCTCCTCCAGTAACTAGAAGGTTGTTCATATATTAACGCCTCCCTATGTATGGTTCCAATAACGGCTATGCATACTAAGAACCCTTTTCCATCTTAATGGAATCATTTTTTCACTCATGCCTAATCGATACCCTAAATATTTAAGACAAGTTCTAGTGAAAACAGACGGAATTAAATACCACTTATCTCGACTTAGCAAAAATTTAATTTCTGACAAAACAAATCGGATTCCTTCTCCCTCTGCCTGGCCAAACCTTTCTCGAATCCAAGGTTCACACGAATGAAAAACTCCAATATCAAAATAACGTTTAAATTCTTGAGTAAAGGTATAATTATGGGAATGATAAACTTCCGCCTCAGCACAATAGGCTATTTTCCACCCTTGAAGAAGCATTTTCGCCGCTACATAGGTATCTTCACTCAATATAGTATGCTTTGGAAATCCGCCTACAGCTATTAAAGCCTCTCGGCGATAAGCGGCAAAAGAATTTGAAATAAATGCTGTTTTTATACCAAGCCTTGGCGCATCTGCCATAGATTTAACTGCACTCTGCGATAAATAGTTAAATAAACGGGCATGAGCACCAATCAGACCGGAATTTTCATGCGGTAATTGACGGCCATAGGCAACACCGATAGCGGGATCATCAAAACATTTTATTAATTTTTCCAACGCCATCGGGTTTGCTAGAAGAGCATCTTGTGTAAGAAAAATTATTAGATCTGCCTCGGGATTTATTTCAACTCCATGTTGGCGAGTTCCACCATGATTAAATTTATCTCTTTGTATTAATTTTACTTGAAATCCTGCTTTAATTGCTTTTTGCATTGTGTGATCATCTGATTCTGAATCTAAAACTAAAATTTTATTATTATCCAAAGTTTGGCTTTTAACTGCCTTTATCCATTCATCCCACATATCACCAGGATTTAGTGTGGGAACTATTAAAATATATTTCCCCATTATTAACCTCTTTCAAAATCTTCCGCATGGACTACTTCTAATTATCCTTTTTTAACTTAATCGTAAATAATACTGCTTTTTGTAATTGAAAAACTACATAAGAAAAATTATCACCCAAATTTAGAAAAAATAACTTTTCCAACAAAAGCTTCAAAAGTTTTAACATTGGTATATTTATTAATTGAAAAAGCAGAATGTATTTAAAAATTCTACTTTCTTCAAATTCCATAGGATGGAGCTTTGATAAAATAAAATAATTATCAATAGAAGTTACCATTCTTTCATAAACCTTTGATCTTTGTACTAAACCTAAATGTGTAACTTGATTATCAATATGTATTATTTTAAATTGCCTATGAATTCTAATTGCCCATTCCACATCTTCATAACCATATCCCTTAAAATCACCAAATACTTCTTTTTCGAGAACACATCTGTTTACTGCTACATTAGAGGTAAGAACATATCGCCACGGAGCCGTATTACGTATTACCGCGGGCTTCACATCTGTCATATTACTTAAAAACAAGTAAAACTTATATTCACTTTTGGAGACTGGTATTTGTTTATAACTTAAGCCTCCACATACCACATCATATTTTCTATTTCTGCAAAAGTTTATATACTTTTGCAGAAAAATATTACTATCCGGCAAGATATCACAATCTAAAAAAAGCAAATATAATCCATTAGATTCTTTGATTAATAAATTTCTAACAGCAGCTCTGCCTATGTTTGATAACAACTCTTTATATATTAATTTCAAATGTGGATATTTTTGAATAAAAAAATCCACATTTTTTCTATTTATTTTTTTTAGGTTTAAATCGCTAGACATATCATCCAAAATAACAATTTCTACATTATCTAACTTATTACTTATAATTTCTTTTATGAGCTTATCTAACAAATCAGATATATTCCAATTAAAAACTGGAATTAATACCGATAAAACTATTTCATTCATTATAAAATCCCTTCAAAAAAATCATAATAATTACAAAATATAACAATTAATATAGCTAAATAAATCCCAATTGCTTAATTATTTTTTCAACTCGTTCTTCCCACCTATGCTGTTGAACATAATTTATTAACGATACTTCGTGTTCTTCTTTAGAACTAAACGCATACTTGTTAATCTTTGCTATAAATTCTTGAGAATTTTTAGCAAGACAAGCCGGAGTATTTAAATATGTCAGTTCATCCCAAGACACCGATACTACAGGTAACCCACAAGCCATATATTCATATAACTTTAATGGATTAATGCTATTCACCAAGTCCCCGTGCCCCTGAACATCAAAGGGGATAATTCCCACATTGGCATGATGTAAATAGGCAGGTATCTCCTGATAAGATCGTTTACCTAAAATATGTATGTTTGAAGCAGACACTATCCTTTCTCTCGCCATTTTATCTGGACCAATCAATACAAAAGAAACATTAGGCAAACCTTTCGCTGCCTCATTAAATAAATTATAATCAAACCATCGATCTATCGCTCCCACATAGACTGCAATCGGAGATTTGATATTTTTGTATTCTAAAGGCTGTTGGTACGGTCCCTTTCTAAAATGTTCAAAATTAACTCCATTAGGCATATAAATAGTGTGTTTAGGCTTCATATCCTGTACATATTCTTGTAAATTATTGGCCGTATAAAGTACGCTATCTACGCTTGAAGCTAGTTCTTGTTCCATCCTTTTCATCGTAGCTGTACACTTACTAAATCCGGAGAGCTTATCTGCTATTCTAAAAACAGATTTTTTATAATTAAGATATTTTAATAAAAAAGAAAAATTCACTGTATCAAAATAAACTAGATCAACCTTTTTAAACTCGGCATGCTCAATTCTTTCTAGAAGATTAGGTATAGTAGCCCTGAACCAGTTCCGATGAATCCATTCACTTTTTAGTATGGGCTTATTATGTGGTGTGAACAAAGCCCCTGGTATATAGGTCCACAAATGCTCATCCAAATCTGTTATCCCTCCAGAACGATATATAATATATCGTTCTTTAAGCTCATTAGATATCCCTGATAATATATGCAACGGTGATATAGGATCAGATACAAAAGCAACCTCCCACCCTTGTTTCACAAAACTACGAGCAATATGATGACTTCCTACTTGAAACGGAGATCCCCAGTAATTTCCACAAGCCATTAACATTTTTTTTGCCATTAGTCGCTACCTCTTCATGATAACTTTTCAGTTAAGTTGTTGCACTCCCTATATAACTTTCCATAACCATTTGAATACAGATTTGTATGTTTAATACTACTTATCCCTACCCCATAATCAAAGACGGTAATAAAACGAGTAGAAATTTCAACAATCCGGTAGACCTTATCACCAAAACCTGAATGCGTTCCAACAAAGCCCGATCGATCAAAAAGTAGAACTTCATAATCGGCTATCCGATCCAATTGAAATAATCCCCAGATACCCGGTCTCCAGCCATTTTGCTCCATTCCTGGTATCTGTGGCGTAAAATGAGAATTTGTTGAGCGAAAGACATTACGTTTCTCAAGTAATGGCGTGTAAACATAAGTACCGGGATCACGAATAACATCCTTACCATTCATATACAACTCAATACTCAACTGATCATTATGAGCATGTCCCCCGTTCCTGCACTGTCCAACGCTTCCACAACGTATCGCCAAATATAAATGTTGGGATTTATATATATATAAGCCAAAATTCGGATAACTAAATACTTGTAAATGATCGACTATATTTCTATCTTGTTGGTCAGCAAATATTGACACTTTAGGCTGCCCATAGACACTCTGCAAATGGCATTTCCACTGGTTCAAATCTCTTTCAGAAACAATATAACGGTTATATGCAACAGCATGTGTCAAATTTTTTTTCAAATGATAAGACCGTATGACCTTTCCAACCAGTAAACTTTCTACCAAAGCCTTTTCTAAATTATCTCTTCTAACCTTTTGAATGAAATCCTCACGCTTAAATAATACTCCCCCCACCGCTAAAATATGTTGATGGTCTAAGATGTTTTCATCATAGTATAGTGCATTCTCAGGTAAATCCTCATATCCGTCCAGATTACTATACTTTAAGACAGCCTCCTTAACTGTCATTTCATTATAAGAAGGCCATAGTTTAAAAAAACGACCACTATCATTATCACCAATCTGAGGGATTTCGCCATTTGGCTTGGTAATATGTAAAGTAAACTCACACGCTCTTTCTAATCGTTCCCAAAACCAATCAGGAAACAGTTTCTCCTGGTTGATATTATATAATTGTTCTGAAACTTCCTTGAGTTTCGGCTTTACATGATGCTCAGTCACATTATAGCTAATAAGAGCCATTTTCTTTTCTTTCGGCAAATTTAAACAGAGGATCGCACAATATAATATAATTTCTGTTGACAATCGGTGATAACTCGTTGAAGCTTCAAAGTTGCTGCCATCAGGATGAAATTCATGCTCCACCTCACTAATTAATTCCTGAATAGCGAAAGCTAACCAACAGTCTATTTCTTTATCAGATTCCAAATGTACCGCCACATATAATAGTCCGGCTATATCTGAAAGATAATGATTCGAGCGTAAGTGAGGAGTATATTCTAAATTATTAATGATATGATTACCATGATCATAGACAGCACATGCAAATATTTGTTGAAATTCACTATCAAACTTTGCGCCTGCTGCTTTAAATAAGTCATAGGCCATTAACCAATTAGCAACTCTTATTCCAACATCCATTGTACACCGCCAATTGACACCAAAACGGGGCGGATTATTGGCGATAAAATCTAGAATTTGATTCCGGTACTGAGAAAAATACTTTTTTCTCTCCCCCGTGTCAGCAACCATGTATGCATATGCCAACACCACCAAGTGCTGCATTCTAGATAATTCCCATGGCACTTTAATATCTATACCCGGTTTATGACCATAATTGATATTCACATACCAGCTTTTTTCAGACCAACGATAACCAGATTTAAAATCTAATTGCCAATCTATAGGCTTATAATTAACATCAATTAGTGATGCTATTTTTTGTGATTGTTTTAAGTTGGCGCGATTAATTCTACTTCTCAAGTTCTCTTTATAACCCAACTCACTATCAGTATAACAATAGCCTTCTAAACCTCTTGCCTTCACACCATAATATATTGAACTCCAACCGGAACCAAGTAAATCAAAATGATGTTTGTTATAATAATAGGTATAGCCCAAAATCAGTTCTTTATGAGTTTTTAATTCATTAAACTGCATT
It encodes the following:
- the rfbD gene encoding dTDP-4-dehydrorhamnose reductase; the encoded protein is MKILVTGAKGQLGIEVAKQRNEHELILAGRSDLDITDARQVSSCLRKVNPDAVIHCAAYTNVDGAESDEDGAFQVNVVGAQNLASGCLETGARLVYISTDYVFDGTKQGVYREFDPVNPQTVYGRTKWQGEELVRQILGRHYIVRTAWLYGEGKNFVRTMLQLAEKQPTLRVVADQVGTPTSTVDVAQAIYRLLDSDAYGTYHASCQGQCSWYDFACEIFRKAGKQVQVLPVTTAEFPRPAKRPAYSVLDNYMLRMTVGDSMRSWQEALSEYIQLELNRRV
- the rfbC gene encoding dTDP-4-dehydrorhamnose 3,5-epimerase — protein: MKVIETKLSDVLIIEPKVFGDSRGFFQETWQKVRYEEIGITEPFVQDNLSFSTRGVLRGLHYQNPNGQGKLVSVIQGEVYDVAVDIRVGSPTFGQWEGVHLSGENHRQLWVPPGFAHGFCVLSETVYFMYKCTDIYNPATEGGILWNDPDIGIEWPLQEVILSEKDKVYPLLRDVAIERLPVYKS
- the rfbA gene encoding glucose-1-phosphate thymidylyltransferase RfbA — its product is MTVKKGIILAGGSGTRLYPITRAASKQLMPVYDKPMIYYPLTTLMLAGIRDILIITTPSDQECFYQLLGTGEQWGIHLSYAIQPSPDGLAQAFIIGKSFIAQDSCALILGDNIFYGYSFSQMLQDAAGRDTGATVFAYWVKDPQRYGVVEFDITGKAVSLEEKPIQPKSNYAVTGLYFYDNKVVDYAKSLQPSARGELEITDLNRLYLNENILRVETLGRGFAWLDTGTHESLLQAANYIATLQERQGLMVACPEEIAYRMGYISQEKLLQLGNVMKNNSYGQYLLQLSEEKGV
- the rfbB gene encoding dTDP-glucose 4,6-dehydratase, translated to MNNLLVTGGAGFIGSNFVHLALSESDTVVINLDKLTYAGNLDSLRGVKSNLGYTFSQGDICDLISLEKFFDQYRPNAIIHFAAESHVDRSIDGPGEFIKTNINGTFSLLEVARKYWRGLSDEQKDQFRFLHISTDEVYGTLGETGYFTEETPYAPNSPYSASKASSDHLVRAYYHTYGLPTIITNCSNNYGPYQFPEKLIPLMILNALEGKPLPIYGTGRNVRDWLYVEDHCRALLTVLEKGVPGEKYNIGGHNEKTNLDIVHTLCDILDQKKPRSDEKSYREQITFVKDRPGHDMRYAIDASKIQRELGWVPQETFETGIVKTVDWYLSNLDWCQRITNGSYRRERLGIGE
- a CDS encoding glycosyltransferase yields the protein MGKYILIVPTLNPGDMWDEWIKAVKSQTLDNNKILVLDSESDDHTMQKAIKAGFQVKLIQRDKFNHGGTRQHGVEINPEADLIIFLTQDALLANPMALEKLIKCFDDPAIGVAYGRQLPHENSGLIGAHARLFNYLSQSAVKSMADAPRLGIKTAFISNSFAAYRREALIAVGGFPKHTILSEDTYVAAKMLLQGWKIAYCAEAEVYHSHNYTFTQEFKRYFDIGVFHSCEPWIRERFGQAEGEGIRFVLSEIKFLLSRDKWYLIPSVFTRTCLKYLGYRLGMSEKMIPLRWKRVLSMHSRYWNHT
- a CDS encoding glycosyltransferase family 2 protein; translated protein: MNEIVLSVLIPVFNWNISDLLDKLIKEIISNKLDNVEIVILDDMSSDLNLKKINRKNVDFFIQKYPHLKLIYKELLSNIGRAAVRNLLIKESNGLYLLFLDCDILPDSNIFLQKYINFCRNRKYDVVCGGLSYKQIPVSKSEYKFYLFLSNMTDVKPAVIRNTAPWRYVLTSNVAVNRCVLEKEVFGDFKGYGYEDVEWAIRIHRQFKIIHIDNQVTHLGLVQRSKVYERMVTSIDNYFILSKLHPMEFEESRIFKYILLFQLINIPMLKLLKLLLEKLFFLNLGDNFSYVVFQLQKAVLFTIKLKKDN
- a CDS encoding GumK N-terminal domain-containing glycosyltransferase, which produces MAKKMLMACGNYWGSPFQVGSHHIARSFVKQGWEVAFVSDPISPLHILSGISNELKERYIIYRSGGITDLDEHLWTYIPGALFTPHNKPILKSEWIHRNWFRATIPNLLERIEHAEFKKVDLVYFDTVNFSFLLKYLNYKKSVFRIADKLSGFSKCTATMKRMEQELASSVDSVLYTANNLQEYVQDMKPKHTIYMPNGVNFEHFRKGPYQQPLEYKNIKSPIAVYVGAIDRWFDYNLFNEAAKGLPNVSFVLIGPDKMARERIVSASNIHILGKRSYQEIPAYLHHANVGIIPFDVQGHGDLVNSINPLKLYEYMACGLPVVSVSWDELTYLNTPACLAKNSQEFIAKINKYAFSSKEEHEVSLINYVQQHRWEERVEKIIKQLGFI
- a CDS encoding alginate lyase family protein, translated to MKFFYYIHKARKLPFQIVLLKAIKLFWRNIKEKKLFFRDQLLSTYMKKDNNINAIKFNFSLMQFNELKTHKELILGYTYYYNKHHFDLLGSGWSSIYYGVKARGLEGYCYTDSELGYKENLRSRINRANLKQSQKIASLIDVNYKPIDWQLDFKSGYRWSEKSWYVNINYGHKPGIDIKVPWELSRMQHLVVLAYAYMVADTGERKKYFSQYRNQILDFIANNPPRFGVNWRCTMDVGIRVANWLMAYDLFKAAGAKFDSEFQQIFACAVYDHGNHIINNLEYTPHLRSNHYLSDIAGLLYVAVHLESDKEIDCWLAFAIQELISEVEHEFHPDGSNFEASTSYHRLSTEIILYCAILCLNLPKEKKMALISYNVTEHHVKPKLKEVSEQLYNINQEKLFPDWFWERLERACEFTLHITKPNGEIPQIGDNDSGRFFKLWPSYNEMTVKEAVLKYSNLDGYEDLPENALYYDENILDHQHILAVGGVLFKREDFIQKVRRDNLEKALVESLLVGKVIRSYHLKKNLTHAVAYNRYIVSERDLNQWKCHLQSVYGQPKVSIFADQQDRNIVDHLQVFSYPNFGLYIYKSQHLYLAIRCGSVGQCRNGGHAHNDQLSIELYMNGKDVIRDPGTYVYTPLLEKRNVFRSTNSHFTPQIPGMEQNGWRPGIWGLFQLDRIADYEVLLFDRSGFVGTHSGFGDKVYRIVEISTRFITVFDYGVGISSIKHTNLYSNGYGKLYRECNNLTEKLS